In Pochonia chlamydosporia 170 chromosome Unknown PCv3seq00008, whole genome shotgun sequence, the following proteins share a genomic window:
- a CDS encoding efflux pump antibiotic resistance protein (similar to Eutypa lata UCREL1 XP_007793564.1) — translation MHDQGNLNNVHDGKGLVVIHVALFRMATRPLAEAYRILGYETHHGVEDILGNPWVEIEQAAEATWPTVPNARPRSRFTRSDWDNLWGNKYDIVTDLACPFTDQLIQAYPDAKVVIVQRDFESWWNSYQAGVLDKIFSPGQQIFVFLIRTVIGSRAADAMIKVNYIHAWGRIKVIIKSALDAVTTIALVFWSFSPSVNQHQLSARPILFYQLENRVQILNVTMLHSDFEKLSNPSNQVERLP, via the exons ATGCATGATCAAGGAAACTTGAACAATGTACATGACGGGAAAgggctcgtcgtcatccatgTAGCTCTTTTCCGCATGGCAACCCGGCCGCTCGCCGAAGCGTACAGGATCCTCGGCTACGAGACTCACCACGGCGTAGAGGACATTCTAGGCAATCCATGGGTTGAAATTGAACAAGCCGCGGAGGCGACATGGCCAACTGTGCCTAATGCGCGCCCTAGGTCACGATTTACACGAAGTGACTGGGACAACCTCTGGGGCAACAAGTATGACATAGTCACCGACTTGGCTTGCCCGTTCACCGACCAGCTGATCCAGGCTTATCCCGATGCAAAAGTCGTCATTGTTCAGAGAGACTTCGAAAGTTGGTGGAACAGTTACCAGGCAGGCGTGTTAGACAAGATATTCTCTCCAGGCCAGCAaatcttcgtcttcctcatcagGACCGTGATAGGGTCGCGAGCCGCTGATGCCATGATTAAAGTGAATTATATACATGCTTGG GGCCGCATCAAAGTCATCATTAAGAGCGCGCTTGATGCAGTAACCACCATCGCCTTAGTCT TCTGGAGCTTCAGTCCCAGCGTcaatcaacaccaacttAGCGCGCGTCCCATCCTGTTCTATCAGTTGGAGAATcgtgttcaaatacttaATGTCACCATGTTGCACTCCGACTTTGAAAAGCTCTCGAACCCCTCGAACCAGGTCGAGAGGCTGCCCTAG
- a CDS encoding alpha-L-fucosidase (similar to Metarhizium robertsii ARSEF 23 XP_007825997.1), giving the protein MEPNRAWHDPVVEIYSNLITPGVRCSAAGYDLANRRWYCLKVEADIEDDRWLSSKITDHLRRYYDANQKTPPWNTIRMDAKGITATFDCQPDNEVERPIQKSLTYGDKETDSLPTTAVDNLKDLTYISRSADRCTWDG; this is encoded by the coding sequence ATGGAACCAAACCGTGCCTGGCACGATCCAGTTGTTGAAATCTACAGCAACCTCATAACGCCTGGGGTACGATGCTCTGCAGCGGGATACGATCTAGCAAATCGTCGCTGGTACTGCCTCAAGGTCGAAGCAGACATAGAAGATGATCGATGGCTATCATCGAAAATCACAGACCATCTTCGACGGTATTACGACGCAAACCAGAAGACACCGCCGTGGAATACCATCCGGATGGATGCAAAGGGAATCACGGCCACGTTTGACTGCCAACCAGATAACGAAGTCGAGAGGCCAATACAAAAGTCACTCACCTATGGGGACAAGGAAACTGACAGCTTACCAACTACAGCCGTTGACAATCTAAAGGACTTGACATACATTAGTCGCTCAGCAGACCGGTGTACCTGGGATGGCTAA